The window ATTGAAGGAACGAGTATTCGGACTTCCTCCCGTCTCTGCGAACATCCGGATGGGACATTGCTTGTCATGCTGGCGGTTCATTTGAAAGCGATCGAAGGATAGCACATGGTTCCGTATGCGCTGAAGCACTCTGAACTCCCCGCTGGATTGGGATACTCGATGCCGGCCGAATGGGAGCCCCAGGAGGCCATGTGGCTGGCGTGGCCGCACCGCGAGTCTTCGTGGCCCGGACTGCTGCCGGTGATTCCAAACATCTATGCACAGATCGTGAAGGCCCTGATGCCGCACCAGAAGGTTCGTGTTCTCGTGCGCGACGAAGAACTGCGTGGCCAGGCCGAAGAGACACTGCGCCACTTCAGTGCGTACAACGAGAACGTGGAACTGATCGTCATTCCGACGGATGATTCGTGGATGCGCGATTGCGGACCAATCTTTGTTCGCCGTCCGGCGGCCGATGGAGGTTTCGAACTTGCTGCGATCGATTGGGAGTTCAACACGTGGGGCGACAAGTACCCGCCGTATGGGCTCGACAATCAGGTCCCCACAAAAATCGCCGAGATGTACGGATTCCCGATGTGGTCGCCCGGGATCGTAATGGAAGGCGGCTCGATCGATGTGAACGGTCGCGGAACTCTGATGACCAGCGAGGCGTGTTTACTGAACCCGAATCGCAATCCGCACCTGACGCGAGAGCAGATCGAGGAGTACCTGAAGGCCTACCTGGGAGTGCGACACATCCTCTGGCTCGGCGATGGAATCGTCGGCGACGATACGGACGGGCACATTGACGATCTCACTCGCTTCGTCGACCCCACGACAGTTGTAACCGTGATCGAGGAGAATCCCGCGGATGAGAACTATGACATCCTGCAGGAGAACCTGCGTCGACTGCGCGGTATGCGAGACCAGGACGGCCGCCCGCTGCTCGTGGAGACGCTGCCCATGCCTTCGCCCGTCATCTACGAAGACACGCGCCTGCCGGCCAGCTACGCGAATTTCCTGATCGCAAACGACGTCGTCCTGGTGCCGACTTATGAATGTGCGAATGATGTGCGGGCGCTGCAGACGATGAAGCGCCTCTTCCCGCATCGAGAGATCGTCGGTATCCCGTGTTCGGAACTCGTGTGGGGACTCGGCGCGCTACACTGCATCTCGCAGCAGCAGCCTCGGGCGAAAGTGGCGAGTGACAAGTGACGAGTTCGAAGTCATGTGTTCAGATGCCCCAGGACTTCTTCCACGGCAGCTTCAACTGAGGAGAGACACGACACTCGAATAGCGTCGCGCGGCGGCTCCAGATCGCGGAATTGCCCCTCGATGATTCGGTCGAATCGCCCGACCAGACTGTGTCCCTTCCGATGGCGAAGTCGCGCATCGATCGTTTCTCTCGTACACTCGATGTAGACAAGATGAATATGTGAATCTGCTTCGCGCAGGACGTTGCGGTACGCTTCCTTCAGGGCGGAACAGGCCAGCACGGCTCCCGCGTCGGCCTTCCACTCCGCGATATGGCTCGCGACTATGCGCAACCAATCCTCCCGGTCTGCATCATCGAGAGGCTCATCGCGGCGCAACTTCTGGAGGTTGGTTTCTGGATGGTGATCGTCGGCGTCGTGAAAGGGAATGACCAGCCGCGCTGCTAACGCTCGACCAAGCGTGGTCTTGCCGCAACCGGTCACTCCCATCACAACGATGATCATGCTTACTTCAAGAAGTCGCCCAGGACATCTTCCAGATCTGGCTTGCCGATTTCCTGCAGTTCATAACGAACGCGGACAGCGGGCTTATTAATCTTGATGATACGGCGCAGATCGATCGGGGTGCCGATCACGACGATCTCTGCGTCGGATGCATTAATCGTTTCTTCCAGTTCCTTCATCTGCTTCTGGCCGTAGCCCATTGCCGGCAGAACATGTTCGAGGTGACTGTACTTCGCGAACGTGTCGACAATCGAACCCACGGCGAAGGGGCGAGGATCGATGATCTCGCCGGCGCCAAAGCGCTGTGCCGCAACGTGACCGGCGCCAAAACGCATCTCACCATGCGTGACGGTCGGACCATCTTCGACCACTAGAACGCGCTTGCCCTTCAGGGTGTGTGCATCGTCCACGAGAATCGGCGACGCACCGTCGATGACGACTGCGTTGGGATTGTATTTTGCAATGTTCGCACGCACTTCCCGAATCGCGTCGTAGTCCGCTGTGTCTTCCTTGTTGATCACGATCACATCGGAGGCCAGTAGATTCACCATGCCCGGGTAGTAGGTCAACTCATGGCCAGCACGATGCGGATCGACGACGGTGATCCACAGGTCTGGCTTGTAGAAGGGGAAGTCGTTATTGCCGCCGTCCCACAGGATCACATCGCAGCCTTCCTTCTCGGCTTCGCGAACGATCGCCTCATAATCCGCGCCCGAGTAAATCACGGCCTGGCGATCGATGTGCGGTTCGTATTCTTCGCGCTCCTCGATCGTGCACTCGTGCTTATCGAGATCGGAGTAATCGGCGAACCGCTGGACCTTCTGCTTCTCCAGGTCGCCACCGTACGGCATAGGATGGCGAATCGAGATCACCTTCTTCCCACGCTCGCGTAGAATATCGAGAACGCGGCGCGTCGTCTGACTCTTGCCGCAACCTGTGCGGACCGCGGTGATGGCGATCACGGGCAGTTTCGACTTCACCATCGTGTGGCGCGGCCCGAGCAGCACAAAGTCCGCTCCGCAGGCATTCACCAACGACGACTTCTCCATCACGTACTGATGCGGCAGGTCGCTGTACGAGAGAGCCACGAGGTCGATATCGTGCTCGCGGATCAGCTTCGGCAGGTTGGCCTCGGCCTCGATCGGGATGCCCTTGGGATAGAGTTCGCCGGCCATCGACGGCGGATAGACACGCCCATCGATATCGGGAATCTGGGTGGCAGTGAAGGCGATGACTTCGAAATTGTCGTTGTTGCGGTAGTACGTGTTGAAATTGTGGAAGTCGCGTCCGGCGGCTCCCATGATGATAACCTTCTGTTTACGCACGGTTTCCCTCCGTCAGTTGTGTCATAATCAACCAACAGGAGTCCTCCTTGTCCGATTAGGAGTCAAGGAAGATCGTGGCCCCGTGTTGCTCAAATGGTATCAGTGCCCCATCCAGCCACTCGGAGCGCCCGGAGGAGTCCCGGACGCATCGATGATGGTCACCGTGTAATTGAAGTTCCGTGTAGCTCCGTATTGATCGACCACGTTCGTGATGTGGATGTTGTACTCCACGTCCGTGGAGGTCGTGAAGTCGGTCTCCGAGAATTCCCACACGATTGTGTTATCACCGACGATCGTGCTCGAACCGAATTCCGGATAAATTGGCTGAACGGTCACCGGGACGTTTGTGCCCTCCCGGTCCATCATCACACCGGCGTTTGTGAAGTCGGCGGAGTACATTGAAAAGGACCAGCGCGATGTGCTTCCATTCTTCGCGTTGATAACCTGGTACGGGACGTATCCCGGCGGTGGCCACGAGACCCACTCTGGAGACGCGGGACGCGAACCGAAGTCCTCCGGCACAATCACCCAAAGACAACCTGCGCGCGGTGGAGATATCGTCCCGGTCGGCGCATCTCCGACTCCCATCGTCAATGAACGGGGATACAGAGTCCATCTGCGGTGCCCGACGTAGGTATTGCCGGCGCCGTGATCTTCCATATATCCATCAATGGCGGCGACCCCGTCGGCACCTCTGACGAGATTGGAACGTTGGGCGGCGTCGTAACCGTCTTGCGTCCAGCAGGTCCAGGATGTAGGCGGCGCATGGTTGAGTGGCTCATTCTCGTTCGCGCTGATCATCACTGCCATGTCGTCGGCCTTGGAACTGAGATCCGAACGCAGAGTGACGTTTCCAGGCAGGCCGACCATCGCACGATAGTAGTTAATTCGTTTCATCGTTGCATCCTGGTAGGCCGCATCCACGGTTCCCGGATCGCAGGAAGCAACGCTGCCCGTCCAATTGGCGGGGACGTCTGCCGTTCCGACGTAATAGGTGTAGTAGAATTGGATGACGGCCGCACGATTCTGATTGTCGACGGAGATTCCTCCATCGCGGGCAATGGAATCTGCGGCGGAGGCTTCGGGGGGATTCTCGATGATTGGCGCCGACCCGAGAATCACATCCGGTGCTTCGGCTGAAACAACAGTCGCTGCAGCAGCAAAGAAGATCGTGCAGATTCGGCCCAATGGTCGGAAAGTCATGGGAGCGCCTTTCTTGCTCGGATTAGAGCCCGTGTGGCGTTGTCTAGCAAGCTCGATTCCCGACAGAGGACTAGCCGATCGTGTCGCCTGGACCGCCTTCGTAGGGCACCTTTGGATCGGTCATGCGCAGCAATGCGGGAAGAATCGTCAGAGAGGCCAGCAGCGTAAAGCCAACTCCTACGATCGAGAAGACACCGAGCTCTCGGATGCCTCGGAAGTTCGCCAGCGCAAGCGACCCGAATCCAAAAATCGTCGTCATCCCGGTAATCAGCACAGCGCGCCCGGTGCGCGTAACGGTCGCCCGCAAATCGCGGCGATTGCGCTCATAGAAGCGCTGCAGCAAGTGCACGCCGGCGTCCACGCCGATACCGACAACCATCGGCATGGCGATGATGTTCAGATAGTGAAGATGCATGTTCAGCAGCTTGATGGTGCCAAGCATGCACAGGAGTCCCAGAAGAACTGGTGTGATCGCCAGCAGGGCACGCACGAAACTCTCGAAGTAGATCAACAGGTAGAGAAAGACCGCGCCAATGACGACCAGGACAGCGATCGCCAAATCACCCATGATGATCGTGCGGAGTTCCTGTTGAAGAATCGCCGACCCCGTAAT of the bacterium genome contains:
- a CDS encoding agmatine deiminase family protein: MPAEWEPQEAMWLAWPHRESSWPGLLPVIPNIYAQIVKALMPHQKVRVLVRDEELRGQAEETLRHFSAYNENVELIVIPTDDSWMRDCGPIFVRRPAADGGFELAAIDWEFNTWGDKYPPYGLDNQVPTKIAEMYGFPMWSPGIVMEGGSIDVNGRGTLMTSEACLLNPNRNPHLTREQIEEYLKAYLGVRHILWLGDGIVGDDTDGHIDDLTRFVDPTTVVTVIEENPADENYDILQENLRRLRGMRDQDGRPLLVETLPMPSPVIYEDTRLPASYANFLIANDVVLVPTYECANDVRALQTMKRLFPHREIVGIPCSELVWGLGALHCISQQQPRAKVASDK
- a CDS encoding AAA family ATPase; this translates as MIIVVMGVTGCGKTTLGRALAARLVIPFHDADDHHPETNLQKLRRDEPLDDADREDWLRIVASHIAEWKADAGAVLACSALKEAYRNVLREADSHIHLVYIECTRETIDARLRHRKGHSLVGRFDRIIEGQFRDLEPPRDAIRVSCLSSVEAAVEEVLGHLNT
- a CDS encoding cyclic 2,3-diphosphoglycerate synthase — encoded protein: MRKQKVIIMGAAGRDFHNFNTYYRNNDNFEVIAFTATQIPDIDGRVYPPSMAGELYPKGIPIEAEANLPKLIREHDIDLVALSYSDLPHQYVMEKSSLVNACGADFVLLGPRHTMVKSKLPVIAITAVRTGCGKSQTTRRVLDILRERGKKVISIRHPMPYGGDLEKQKVQRFADYSDLDKHECTIEEREEYEPHIDRQAVIYSGADYEAIVREAEKEGCDVILWDGGNNDFPFYKPDLWITVVDPHRAGHELTYYPGMVNLLASDVIVINKEDTADYDAIREVRANIAKYNPNAVVIDGASPILVDDAHTLKGKRVLVVEDGPTVTHGEMRFGAGHVAAQRFGAGEIIDPRPFAVGSIVDTFAKYSHLEHVLPAMGYGQKQMKELEETINASDAEIVVIGTPIDLRRIIKINKPAVRVRYELQEIGKPDLEDVLGDFLK
- a CDS encoding CAP domain-containing protein, with the protein product MTFRPLGRICTIFFAAAATVVSAEAPDVILGSAPIIENPPEASAADSIARDGGISVDNQNRAAVIQFYYTYYVGTADVPANWTGSVASCDPGTVDAAYQDATMKRINYYRAMVGLPGNVTLRSDLSSKADDMAVMISANENEPLNHAPPTSWTCWTQDGYDAAQRSNLVRGADGVAAIDGYMEDHGAGNTYVGHRRWTLYPRSLTMGVGDAPTGTISPPRAGCLWVIVPEDFGSRPASPEWVSWPPPGYVPYQVINAKNGSTSRWSFSMYSADFTNAGVMMDREGTNVPVTVQPIYPEFGSSTIVGDNTIVWEFSETDFTTSTDVEYNIHITNVVDQYGATRNFNYTVTIIDASGTPPGAPSGWMGH